One Rhizobium sp. 9140 genomic region harbors:
- a CDS encoding ABC transporter ATP-binding protein, which translates to MIHPRAGSVVFQHVKKQFGAFTAIHDLSITIEPGQLVTLLGPSGCGKTTTLRMLAGLEHPTSGQILIGGKDVTMLPANERDVSMVFQSYALFPHMSSLDNVAYGLESSGMKRRDARERAEEGLKLVGLAGMGARLPAELSGGQQQRVAVARALVLEPQVLLLDEPLSNLDARLRRQVRTEIRELQQRLGFTAVYVTHDQDEALAVSDRIIIMKDGVIAQEGSPRDLYEAPASAFIADFMGEANVVACDVIRVEGADATIRIGALEHRVPSRNARPGPAKLAVRPNSITLEPASTAAFPGRITHAAYLGDHVEYEVETGTGRLFVVDPAVERALPPATDVAVGFKGRGIAIIND; encoded by the coding sequence ATGATCCATCCCCGCGCCGGTTCCGTCGTCTTCCAGCACGTCAAGAAGCAGTTCGGTGCCTTCACCGCCATTCACGACCTGTCCATCACCATCGAGCCCGGCCAGCTCGTGACCCTGCTCGGCCCCTCGGGCTGCGGCAAGACCACGACGCTGCGCATGTTGGCGGGGCTCGAACATCCCACCTCCGGCCAAATCCTCATCGGCGGCAAGGACGTGACGATGCTGCCGGCCAACGAGCGGGACGTATCGATGGTGTTCCAGTCCTACGCGCTGTTTCCGCATATGAGTTCGCTCGACAACGTCGCCTACGGGCTGGAATCTTCCGGCATGAAGCGCAGGGACGCGCGGGAGCGGGCGGAAGAAGGCCTGAAGCTCGTCGGCCTCGCCGGCATGGGCGCGCGGCTTCCCGCCGAACTCTCGGGCGGCCAGCAGCAGCGTGTGGCCGTCGCCCGGGCGCTGGTGCTGGAGCCGCAGGTCTTGCTGCTCGACGAGCCGCTCTCGAACCTCGATGCGCGCCTGCGCCGACAGGTGCGCACCGAAATCCGCGAGCTCCAGCAGCGCCTCGGCTTCACCGCCGTCTACGTCACGCATGATCAGGACGAGGCGCTGGCCGTCTCCGACCGCATCATCATCATGAAGGATGGCGTGATCGCGCAGGAGGGCTCGCCGCGCGATCTCTACGAGGCCCCCGCTTCGGCCTTCATCGCCGATTTCATGGGCGAGGCCAACGTCGTCGCCTGCGACGTCATCCGCGTCGAAGGGGCGGACGCGACCATTCGCATCGGGGCGCTCGAACATCGCGTGCCCAGCCGCAACGCACGGCCAGGGCCTGCCAAGCTTGCTGTGCGACCGAACTCGATCACGCTGGAGCCGGCGTCAACCGCCGCCTTCCCGGGGCGGATTACCCATGCGGCCTACCTCGGCGACCATGTGGAATATGAGGTGGAGACCGGCACCGGGCGGCTGTTCGTGGTCGATCCCGCGGTGGAACGGGCGCTGCCGCCTGCAACAGATGTCGCTGTCGGCTTCAAAGGACGCGGCATTGCCATTATCAACGACTGA
- a CDS encoding inositol monophosphatase family protein, translated as MTHDLDARFALAQTIARNAGAVALDYFNRRETLVIETKRDAQDVVSIADREVENLIRAAVADAHPDDGFLGEEYGLATGASGYTWVVDPIDGTSPFVNGMPSWCVSIAVLHDSKPVIGVIYAPCFDELYAAAEAKGAVLNGRVLTLDPSRTIRNAVTGIGANNYVTPAFVGKMVETLMEAGGNFIRNGSGALMLAYVAAGRLVGYYEPYMHAWDCLAGYCLVTEAGGWHHPFPVDGEQLTRGAPVVAAAPGAVDDLRRIAGV; from the coding sequence ATGACGCATGATCTCGACGCCCGCTTTGCTCTCGCGCAGACGATCGCCCGCAACGCCGGCGCTGTCGCTCTCGACTATTTCAACCGCCGCGAAACGCTGGTCATCGAAACCAAGCGCGACGCGCAGGACGTCGTCTCGATCGCCGACCGGGAGGTCGAGAACCTGATCCGCGCCGCGGTGGCCGACGCCCATCCGGATGACGGATTTCTCGGCGAGGAATACGGCCTTGCCACGGGTGCCTCCGGCTATACCTGGGTGGTCGATCCGATCGACGGCACCAGCCCCTTCGTCAACGGCATGCCGAGCTGGTGCGTTTCCATTGCGGTCCTGCATGACAGCAAGCCGGTGATCGGCGTGATCTATGCGCCCTGCTTCGATGAGCTCTACGCCGCGGCTGAGGCCAAAGGCGCCGTGCTCAACGGCCGGGTGTTGACCCTCGACCCGTCACGCACCATCCGCAACGCCGTCACCGGCATCGGCGCCAACAATTACGTCACGCCGGCCTTCGTCGGAAAGATGGTGGAGACGCTGATGGAAGCCGGCGGCAATTTCATCCGCAATGGGTCGGGCGCGCTGATGCTCGCCTACGTCGCGGCGGGCAGGCTGGTCGGCTATTACGAACCGTACATGCACGCCTGGGATTGCCTTGCCGGCTATTGCCTCGTGACGGAGGCGGGCGGCTGGCACCATCCCTTCCCTGTCGATGGCGAACAGCTGACCCGCGGGGCTCCCGTAGTGGCAGCAGCTCCGGGCGCCGTGGACGATCTGCGGCGCATTGCCGGGGTCTAG
- a CDS encoding MFS transporter produces the protein MTIGKSGVAVGWVATLCWAAVVLDGFDLVVLGALIPTLTGGETPWMTAPEATFVSTISLVGMTLGALSIGIATDSLGRRKVMIWAVAAFSLLTLACGLAQNWWQLGLFRFLAGFGLGGCLPTAIAMVTEFSRGKAGKASTTVMTGYHVGAVSTALLGLLLLPSLGWRAMFFAGAVPGFVLVPLMIRYLPESPAFLLAKGRAEEARQIADAFGLKISAPVAGQPEERPSIATLLRPPILRNSIAIWVTSFMGLLLVYALNTWLPAMMVAADYGLERGLWLLLLLNAGAVVGLIVAGRVGDAIGLKRAAVLWFVCGGVLLAILSVKAPVALLYPLVFMTGCFVFSAQVLVYAFTAANHPPAIRATALGMSAGVGRLGAIAGPLVGGTLVSLGMGHPWGFYAFAAVGFVGALAMLGTHTLRSARDA, from the coding sequence ATGACAATCGGAAAGAGCGGCGTCGCGGTCGGATGGGTCGCGACACTCTGTTGGGCCGCTGTGGTGTTGGACGGCTTCGATCTCGTGGTGCTGGGCGCGTTGATTCCGACGTTGACGGGTGGTGAAACGCCGTGGATGACGGCGCCGGAAGCGACGTTCGTATCGACCATCAGCCTTGTCGGCATGACGCTCGGGGCGCTGTCGATCGGCATCGCGACGGACAGCCTCGGCCGCCGTAAGGTAATGATCTGGGCTGTTGCCGCCTTCTCGCTGCTGACGCTCGCCTGTGGCCTGGCGCAGAACTGGTGGCAGCTCGGTCTCTTCCGTTTTCTCGCCGGCTTCGGTCTGGGCGGCTGCTTGCCGACAGCCATCGCCATGGTCACCGAGTTTTCACGCGGCAAGGCCGGCAAGGCCTCGACCACGGTCATGACCGGCTATCATGTCGGTGCTGTTTCGACGGCTCTTCTCGGTCTATTGCTTCTGCCATCGCTCGGCTGGCGCGCCATGTTCTTTGCAGGCGCCGTGCCCGGTTTCGTGCTCGTCCCGCTGATGATCCGTTACCTGCCGGAGTCCCCGGCTTTCCTGCTCGCCAAGGGTCGCGCCGAAGAGGCCCGCCAGATTGCCGATGCCTTTGGCCTTAAGATCAGCGCGCCGGTGGCCGGTCAGCCGGAGGAGCGGCCGTCGATCGCCACCCTTCTTCGCCCGCCGATCCTGCGCAACAGCATCGCCATCTGGGTGACGTCCTTCATGGGACTTCTGCTGGTCTACGCGCTGAACACCTGGCTTCCGGCCATGATGGTCGCCGCCGACTACGGGCTTGAACGCGGGCTCTGGCTGCTTCTGCTTCTCAATGCGGGTGCCGTCGTCGGTCTGATCGTCGCCGGGCGCGTCGGCGACGCGATCGGCTTGAAGCGGGCCGCGGTGTTATGGTTCGTCTGCGGCGGCGTCCTGCTGGCCATCCTCTCGGTGAAAGCCCCGGTCGCGTTGCTGTATCCTCTTGTGTTCATGACCGGTTGCTTCGTCTTTTCGGCCCAGGTCCTCGTCTATGCCTTCACCGCCGCAAACCACCCGCCTGCCATCCGGGCCACCGCGCTCGGCATGTCGGCAGGCGTCGGCCGCCTTGGTGCCATTGCCGGTCCGTTGGTCGGTGGAACGCTCGTGTCGCTCGGCATGGGCCACCCGTGGGGCTTCTACGCTTTCGCCGCCGTCGGCTTCGTCGGCGCCCTTGCCATGCTGGGGACGCATACGCTGCGGTCGGCACGGGACGCTTGA
- a CDS encoding aspartate aminotransferase family protein: MTPLSNSLADADIANVLHPNTNMRQHERTGPLVIDRGEGIRVYDNTGKEYIEGLAGLWSVAVGFSEPRLAEAAHRQMLKLPYYHTFSSKSHEPSIRLAEKLVEMTPPNISRAFFTSSGSEANDTIVKMVWYMNNALGRPNKKTFLSRIKGYHGITVASGSLTGLPTNHRDFDLPAIPVHHLTCPHFYRFGVPGEDEAAFTARLLAELETVIATEGADTIAAFIGEPLMAAGGVMPPPVGYWEGVERICRAHDILIVSDEVICGFGRLGMPFGCQKYGFTPDIMTLSKQITSSYMPLAAVLFSDPIYQAIADNSEKIGMFGHGYTASGHPVATAVALENLAIIEERDLMGNAARLEAQFQAGLQAFADHPLVGEARGAGLIGAVELVADKETRKPFDKLGRAGALASTIGHEEGLIFRAIGDQLALCPPLIVTPNDITEIMTRMGRTLDRLTGAVAAEGLA, encoded by the coding sequence ATGACGCCTCTCTCAAATTCTCTTGCCGACGCCGATATCGCCAATGTGCTGCATCCCAACACGAACATGCGCCAGCATGAACGCACCGGGCCGCTGGTGATCGATCGTGGCGAGGGCATCCGGGTCTACGACAACACAGGCAAAGAATATATCGAGGGGCTGGCTGGCCTGTGGTCCGTCGCCGTCGGCTTTTCCGAGCCCCGGCTCGCCGAGGCCGCCCACCGGCAGATGCTGAAGCTGCCCTACTATCATACGTTCTCTTCGAAATCGCACGAGCCTTCGATCCGGCTTGCCGAGAAGCTGGTCGAGATGACGCCGCCGAACATCTCCCGCGCCTTCTTCACCTCGTCGGGCTCGGAAGCCAACGACACGATCGTCAAGATGGTGTGGTACATGAACAATGCGCTCGGCCGGCCGAACAAGAAGACGTTCCTGTCGCGTATCAAGGGCTATCACGGCATTACGGTCGCGTCCGGCAGCCTGACCGGCCTGCCCACCAATCACCGCGACTTCGACCTGCCGGCCATCCCCGTGCATCATCTGACGTGCCCGCATTTCTACCGCTTCGGCGTGCCCGGCGAAGACGAGGCGGCTTTCACAGCAAGGCTGCTCGCCGAACTCGAAACCGTCATCGCAACCGAAGGCGCCGACACGATCGCGGCCTTCATCGGTGAGCCGCTGATGGCGGCAGGCGGCGTGATGCCACCGCCGGTCGGATACTGGGAAGGCGTGGAGCGGATCTGCCGCGCCCATGACATCCTGATCGTTTCCGACGAGGTCATCTGCGGCTTCGGGCGTCTGGGGATGCCGTTCGGTTGCCAGAAATACGGTTTTACGCCCGACATCATGACACTGTCGAAGCAGATCACCTCGTCCTACATGCCCCTGGCCGCGGTGCTGTTTTCGGACCCGATCTACCAGGCGATCGCCGACAACTCGGAGAAGATCGGCATGTTCGGCCATGGCTACACCGCCTCCGGTCATCCGGTGGCCACCGCCGTCGCGCTCGAAAACCTCGCGATCATCGAGGAGCGCGACCTGATGGGCAATGCCGCCCGTCTTGAGGCACAGTTCCAGGCGGGGCTCCAGGCCTTTGCAGATCACCCGCTGGTGGGCGAAGCGCGGGGCGCGGGCCTTATCGGTGCCGTCGAGCTGGTCGCCGACAAGGAGACGCGCAAGCCGTTCGACAAGCTCGGCCGTGCCGGCGCTCTGGCCTCCACCATCGGCCATGAAGAGGGATTGATCTTCCGGGCGATTGGCGATCAGCTGGCCCTTTGCCCGCCCCTGATCGTGACGCCCAACGATATCACCGAGATCATGACCCGCATGGGGCGCACGCTCGACCGTCTGACGGGCGCCGTCGCCGCGGAGGGGCTGGCGTAA
- a CDS encoding adenylate/guanylate cyclase domain-containing protein produces MAEDADQGRTSRKIGVFVVVALVGMLAGLPFAVWMDVSSLSQAALRRQAQDMSSLITSIRSYYATNVVGRILAAHAAGDVAATAVTDQYATIPGAVPIPATLSLELGDVIKQQQANITYRFVSDLPFKTRAPHDLDGFETASLAALRGKPEQTITDLTRVGFSNTFRLVTPVIMGQACVACHNQHPASPKTDWKVGDVRGIQEVIIQQPLAGNVFAFKYLLVYFLCFAGVGAALIVLQQRQTALIQGFNRDLESANEFLASISLKISRYLSPQVYKGIFSGQKDVVVQTERKRLTIFFSDIKDFTATTERLQPETLTEMLNEYLTEMSAIAAMHGGTLDKFIGDAVLVFFGDPETHGAVEDAKACLRMAVDMQTRLGELKAKWRGGGTEEPFVVRMGINTGYCNVGNFGSSDRMDYTIIGAEANLAARLQSIAEGGKIVISYETYALVTDIVDATPLPPITMKGIQREIVPYAVNGLVSDNGQTRGVVRETLAGLDLRLDPAQLGPAERAQARAILREAMAAIEEKDAKA; encoded by the coding sequence ATGGCCGAGGATGCAGATCAGGGCCGGACGTCGAGGAAAATCGGCGTCTTCGTGGTCGTGGCCTTGGTCGGCATGCTCGCCGGCCTGCCGTTTGCTGTATGGATGGATGTCAGCAGCCTTTCTCAGGCCGCGCTGAGGCGGCAGGCGCAGGACATGAGTTCGCTGATCACCAGCATCCGTTCCTATTACGCCACCAATGTCGTCGGCCGTATTCTTGCAGCGCATGCGGCGGGCGATGTGGCGGCGACAGCGGTGACGGACCAGTACGCCACCATCCCTGGCGCGGTTCCGATCCCCGCGACGCTGTCGCTGGAACTCGGCGACGTGATCAAGCAGCAGCAGGCAAACATCACCTACCGCTTCGTTTCCGACCTGCCGTTCAAGACACGGGCGCCGCACGATCTGGACGGCTTCGAGACGGCCTCGCTTGCCGCCTTGCGCGGCAAGCCCGAACAGACGATCACCGACCTGACACGGGTCGGCTTCTCCAATACGTTCCGTCTCGTCACGCCGGTCATCATGGGGCAGGCCTGCGTTGCCTGTCACAACCAGCATCCCGCCAGTCCGAAGACCGACTGGAAGGTCGGCGACGTGCGTGGCATCCAGGAGGTCATCATCCAGCAGCCGCTGGCCGGGAACGTCTTCGCCTTCAAATACCTGCTGGTCTATTTTCTCTGTTTCGCCGGGGTCGGCGCTGCCCTCATCGTGCTGCAACAGCGCCAGACGGCTTTGATCCAGGGGTTCAACCGCGATCTGGAATCCGCCAACGAGTTTCTCGCAAGCATTTCCCTGAAGATCTCCCGCTACCTCTCGCCGCAGGTCTACAAGGGCATCTTCAGCGGCCAGAAGGACGTCGTCGTCCAGACCGAGCGCAAGCGCCTGACGATTTTCTTTTCCGATATCAAGGACTTCACGGCGACGACCGAGCGGCTGCAGCCGGAAACCCTGACGGAAATGCTCAACGAGTACCTGACGGAAATGTCGGCCATCGCGGCCATGCATGGGGGAACACTCGACAAGTTCATCGGCGACGCCGTGCTCGTCTTTTTCGGCGACCCCGAGACGCATGGCGCGGTGGAGGATGCCAAGGCCTGCCTGCGGATGGCCGTGGACATGCAGACGCGTCTCGGCGAACTCAAGGCAAAATGGCGCGGCGGCGGCACCGAGGAGCCCTTCGTCGTCAGGATGGGGATCAACACCGGCTATTGTAACGTCGGCAATTTCGGCAGCAGCGACCGGATGGACTATACGATCATCGGCGCTGAGGCGAACCTTGCCGCACGCCTGCAATCGATCGCCGAGGGCGGCAAGATCGTCATCAGCTACGAGACCTACGCTTTGGTGACAGACATCGTGGACGCCACGCCGCTACCGCCGATCACCATGAAAGGCATCCAGCGCGAGATCGTGCCCTATGCTGTCAACGGCCTCGTGTCCGACAACGGGCAGACGCGGGGTGTCGTCCGGGAGACGCTCGCAGGCCTCGATCTCCGTCTCGACCCCGCACAACTCGGCCCGGCCGAGCGCGCACAGGCGCGCGCCATCCTGCGGGAGGCGATGGCCGCCATCGAGGAGAAGGACGCGAAGGCCTGA